One Calditerrivibrio sp. genomic region harbors:
- the ubiE gene encoding bifunctional demethylmenaquinone methyltransferase/2-methoxy-6-polyprenyl-1,4-benzoquinol methylase UbiE codes for MEDKSKQIQKMFDNIAPKYDLLNRLLSFRRDVYWRKKAISLLNIKDDMLILDLACGTGDMTVELKKKYKSIKVIGTDFSKNMLDLAKSKVNNAALVNGDAHFLPFKDQTFDRVMIAFGFRNVVRKDVGLIEIYRVLKPGGVLCILEFSQPEGTLFSKIYRLYFLKILPLIGGLISGNRSAYSYLPESVYQFPNKTDYKTMITNAGFRRVDFNYMTFGICNAAICYK; via the coding sequence TTGGAAGATAAATCTAAACAGATACAAAAGATGTTTGACAATATTGCACCTAAATATGATCTATTAAATCGACTTTTAAGTTTTAGAAGAGATGTTTACTGGAGAAAAAAAGCAATCTCTTTACTGAATATTAAGGATGATATGCTCATATTGGATCTTGCCTGCGGTACAGGGGATATGACCGTCGAACTAAAGAAAAAATATAAAAGTATTAAAGTGATAGGCACAGACTTTAGTAAGAATATGTTAGATCTTGCAAAATCAAAAGTCAATAATGCTGCATTGGTAAATGGTGATGCTCATTTTTTACCATTTAAGGATCAGACTTTTGATAGAGTTATGATAGCTTTTGGGTTTAGAAATGTTGTGAGAAAAGACGTTGGCTTAATAGAAATCTACAGGGTATTAAAACCGGGTGGAGTACTTTGTATCTTAGAATTCTCCCAACCCGAGGGGACCCTTTTTTCCAAAATCTACAGACTATATTTTTTAAAGATACTACCTCTTATAGGCGGACTAATCTCAGGCAACAGAAGTGCCTATAGCTATCTACCAGAATCCGTATATCAGTTTCCTAATAAAACCGATTATAAAACGATGATCACAAATGCCGGATTTAGAAGAGTAGATTTTAACTACATGACATTTGGTATATGCAATGCAGCTATATGCTATAAATAA
- a CDS encoding pyrimidine 5'-nucleotidase has product MKVIFDLDNTIYPPESGLLKNVDLKINTFMQEILGIPSYIVDNLRQEYRKIYGITLKGLMIHHNVDPYQYLDFVHNLDYHLLLNPDPLLYEILSSIDAEKYIFTNGSKKHAINVLTALGILDLFHDIYSIEDLSFKPKPSFESFEEFIKLTEINPYESYFIDDMPENIEAAKRIGFKTVLVGNEHCENADITIKSIYEVKI; this is encoded by the coding sequence ATGAAGGTAATTTTTGATCTCGACAACACCATCTATCCCCCAGAGTCTGGCTTACTAAAAAACGTCGATCTAAAAATAAATACTTTTATGCAAGAAATACTGGGTATACCATCTTACATCGTGGATAACCTCAGACAAGAATATAGAAAAATCTATGGAATTACCCTCAAAGGGCTTATGATACATCACAATGTAGATCCATATCAATATTTAGATTTTGTTCACAACCTGGATTATCACCTACTACTTAATCCTGACCCATTACTTTACGAGATATTGTCCTCAATAGATGCAGAAAAATACATTTTTACCAATGGATCCAAAAAACATGCAATAAATGTTCTAACTGCTCTTGGCATCCTTGATCTTTTCCACGACATTTATTCCATTGAAGACCTTTCATTTAAACCCAAACCATCTTTTGAAAGTTTCGAAGAATTTATTAAACTTACAGAGATAAACCCTTACGAAAGTTACTTTATAGACGACATGCCAGAAAACATAGAAGCAGCAAAAAGAATAGGATTTAAAACAGTCTTAGTAGGCAACGAACACTGTGAAAATGCAGATATCACAATAAAATCGATATATGAAGTAAAAATATGA
- a CDS encoding amino acid ABC transporter permease, protein MMISINRNLGLRILSYLILIFSLYFLTTLVDYKWDWYRIPRLLGYFEYGRFISGELLKGFFKTIEIAFLSIFSALMVGSFAAILSFSPLSSLQIIYKAYIFSFRNTPLIIQILINYFIVGHIYNLSAYWVAVGTLALFEGSYVAEILRGGFGGISKEQWLAGYSLGLSRCQVFGRVILPQTVPVVLPPLGNIVVSTVKDSSLLSVISIYELTFEAQKAVSESFLTFEIWWTVAVLYFIINIIITILVRFLEIKSMRWKR, encoded by the coding sequence ATGATGATTTCAATTAATAGAAATTTGGGATTAAGGATATTATCTTACCTTATACTTATATTTTCATTATATTTTTTGACTACTCTTGTAGATTATAAATGGGACTGGTATAGGATTCCAAGATTGTTGGGTTATTTTGAATATGGTCGATTCATCAGTGGTGAATTACTCAAGGGTTTTTTTAAGACCATTGAGATTGCTTTTTTATCAATTTTTAGTGCTTTAATGGTGGGTTCTTTTGCTGCAATATTAAGTTTTTCCCCTTTAAGTTCATTACAAATAATCTATAAAGCCTATATTTTTTCCTTTAGAAATACTCCGCTGATAATTCAGATTTTGATCAACTATTTTATTGTTGGTCATATTTATAATTTAAGTGCTTATTGGGTAGCAGTGGGTACACTGGCTTTGTTTGAGGGATCTTATGTAGCAGAGATTTTAAGGGGTGGATTTGGAGGCATATCTAAAGAGCAATGGCTTGCTGGGTACTCTCTTGGTTTGAGTAGATGTCAGGTATTTGGAAGGGTAATTTTGCCCCAAACAGTCCCTGTTGTTCTTCCGCCTTTAGGTAATATTGTGGTATCCACTGTGAAGGATTCTTCACTTTTATCAGTTATATCGATATATGAACTCACCTTTGAAGCCCAAAAAGCTGTGAGTGAATCGTTTTTGACATTTGAAATTTGGTGGACGGTTGCTGTTTTATATTTTATAATAAATATAATAATTACTATTTTAGTAAGATTTTTAGAAATAAAAAGTATGAGGTGGAAAAGATGA
- a CDS encoding ATP-binding protein, which yields MKRIIFWILFILVSNILTGYIVESLTKNDLSRYNQQLINKFYLEFNTIVKDFYNISDIVFDSYILRDSELLAKLYSALILERGKDDTREYIYNKLLPVFNKINEKGYTQIHIIDKDGYSFLRLHLPDVYGDDIKSIRTVVSYAIDNHVKTTGLETGKHEIAYRVAYPIFYKGIFLGVVDLGLNTDFILNYINRELSGRFFLLVYKEAVKVMKEEVFKKLYEEASFAKGFYYNKKYSELNKDIYINDTTKSLQLLPPREYVLNSNNNVLIFLPLYDVNKVFLGYTVKIEKDSFYENILWRKYTLQVMIFILTVGFALGIMVISKRNEILKKEMEEKNRYLEKLNELNNMYNIVLEYSDQIVYDYNMKTGIVKRSGAIKDILGIEQLEFEKTHVNDFIRLLHPEDRDVALSIVQNPKPNNTKFDCRYKLRKKDGSYAYIHDQGVYMDIAGELHIFGTMKDISSTIKYQEAIQQAQRLESIGILAGGIAHDFNNLLAGIWNYIEMIRLMKDPNMIDDLIEKARNGFERAKALTNQLLTFSKGGEPNITVVNIKRLITDIVPFVLSGSAVRYKLTINDDVLYCLADEHQISQVFENILINARQSMSDKGEITVEVSKYIHKNGDSAITLLDGEYVKVSITDTGCGIPEEHLKRIFEPYFTTKKKGKGLGLAICYNIVKRHNGYIDIKSTPGVGSTFDVYLPATDRAPTDTATKTIEFYDKLNILVMDDEELILDSCKILLETLGHTVYLCRNGNEVIEMYKELKSKGINIDVFILDITIVGGMGGQETVKELLKMDSNIRAIVSSGYAEDHVFKDFNSYGFSAVLKKPYELQDVKEALRKAIAKN from the coding sequence ATGAAAAGGATAATTTTTTGGATATTATTTATTTTGGTGTCGAATATATTGACAGGTTATATCGTAGAATCTTTAACTAAAAACGATTTAAGTAGATATAATCAACAACTAATTAATAAGTTTTACCTTGAATTTAATACAATTGTTAAAGATTTTTATAACATTTCTGATATTGTGTTTGATTCATATATTTTAAGAGACTCTGAGTTACTTGCAAAACTGTACAGTGCGTTAATTTTGGAAAGAGGTAAGGATGATACAAGGGAATATATCTATAATAAACTGTTACCTGTGTTTAATAAAATTAATGAAAAGGGTTATACCCAGATTCATATCATAGATAAAGATGGGTATAGTTTTTTAAGATTACATTTGCCAGATGTGTATGGGGATGATATCAAGTCCATCAGAACTGTTGTGTCATATGCAATAGATAATCATGTTAAGACTACTGGTCTTGAAACTGGTAAGCATGAGATTGCTTATAGAGTAGCTTATCCTATATTCTATAAAGGTATTTTTTTGGGGGTTGTGGACTTGGGATTAAATACCGATTTTATATTAAATTATATAAACAGAGAGCTTAGCGGTAGGTTTTTTCTTTTGGTTTATAAAGAGGCCGTCAAGGTCATGAAGGAGGAGGTTTTTAAAAAACTGTATGAAGAGGCATCGTTTGCAAAAGGGTTTTACTACAATAAAAAGTATTCAGAATTAAATAAAGACATCTATATAAATGATACAACGAAGAGCTTACAGCTCTTACCACCCAGAGAATATGTACTAAATTCTAACAATAATGTACTTATCTTTTTACCACTTTATGATGTTAATAAGGTTTTTTTAGGGTATACTGTAAAGATTGAAAAAGATAGTTTTTATGAAAATATTTTATGGCGTAAGTATACTTTACAGGTGATGATATTCATATTGACAGTAGGATTTGCTTTGGGGATAATGGTTATTTCCAAAAGGAATGAGATATTGAAAAAAGAGATGGAGGAGAAAAACAGGTATCTTGAGAAGCTGAATGAATTAAATAACATGTACAATATTGTTTTAGAGTACAGTGATCAGATTGTATATGATTATAATATGAAAACAGGTATTGTAAAAAGAAGTGGGGCCATCAAAGATATTTTAGGTATAGAACAATTAGAATTTGAAAAAACCCATGTGAATGATTTTATTAGATTATTACATCCTGAGGATAGGGATGTAGCTTTATCGATAGTTCAGAACCCAAAGCCTAATAATACAAAGTTTGATTGCAGGTATAAGCTCAGAAAAAAAGATGGTTCTTATGCTTATATCCATGATCAGGGTGTTTACATGGATATTGCAGGTGAGTTGCACATATTTGGAACAATGAAGGATATTTCTTCTACTATAAAATACCAGGAAGCTATTCAGCAGGCCCAGAGATTAGAGTCGATTGGGATATTAGCTGGTGGAATAGCCCATGATTTTAATAATCTCTTAGCTGGGATTTGGAACTACATTGAGATGATTAGATTGATGAAAGATCCTAACATGATCGATGATCTAATAGAAAAAGCACGCAATGGCTTTGAAAGAGCAAAAGCATTAACAAACCAATTGTTAACTTTTTCAAAAGGTGGAGAACCCAATATTACTGTGGTGAATATAAAGAGGTTAATTACAGATATTGTACCTTTTGTTTTGTCCGGATCAGCAGTAAGGTATAAGCTGACAATTAATGATGATGTTTTGTATTGTTTGGCTGATGAACACCAGATATCCCAGGTTTTCGAAAACATTTTGATTAATGCAAGACAATCTATGTCTGATAAAGGTGAAATTACTGTGGAGGTTTCTAAATATATACACAAAAATGGTGATAGTGCTATTACACTGTTAGATGGTGAGTATGTCAAGGTATCGATAACTGATACCGGTTGTGGTATTCCAGAAGAACATTTGAAGAGAATATTTGAGCCTTATTTTACTACGAAGAAAAAAGGGAAGGGGCTTGGTTTGGCGATATGTTATAATATAGTTAAGAGGCATAATGGTTATATTGACATCAAATCAACGCCTGGTGTTGGAAGTACTTTTGATGTGTATTTGCCTGCTACAGATAGGGCACCTACTGATACGGCTACTAAAACGATAGAGTTCTATGATAAGCTAAATATTTTAGTTATGGATGATGAGGAGCTTATTCTAGATTCTTGTAAGATTCTGTTGGAGACGTTGGGGCATACGGTTTATCTATGTAGAAATGGGAACGAGGTCATTGAAATGTATAAAGAATTGAAATCAAAGGGGATCAATATTGATGTTTTTATCCTTGATATTACAATTGTTGGTGGTATGGGTGGGCAGGAGACAGTTAAAGAGCTCTTAAAAATGGATAGTAATATAAGAGCTATTGTTTCAAGTGGTTATGCTGAAGATCATGTTTTTAAGGACTTTAACAGTTATGGTTTTTCTGCTGTTTTAAAAAAACCATACGAGTTACAGGATGTTAAAGAAGCATTAAGAAAGGCTATTGCTAAAAATTGA
- a CDS encoding menaquinone biosynthesis decarboxylase, which produces MAYKDLREFIDLLEKEKELIRIKQECDPILEITEITDRVSKNYGPALLFEKPKGSEHPLLINTFGSTKRMNMALEVDSLDELGERIINLIDRNVPQNFIDKMKSLPMLFELNQIFPKIVKSGPCKEVILKDDEVDLFKFPILQCWPKDAGRFITLPNIFTKDPETGTRNCGMYRMQVYDKKTTGMHWHIHHHGAEHYRKAKKMGLKRLEVAVSLGADPAVIYSATAPAPDGIDEMLLAGFIRKKPVELVKCETVDLEVPANSEIVLEGYVNIDELRLEGPFGDHTGYYSLADMYPVFHVTCITHRKNAIYPTTIVGKPPMEDCYMGVATGRIFLPLLKKQVPEIVDMALPLEGVFHNIMFISIDKKYPMHAKKIMNFVWGTGQMMFTKMIVVVDKDVNVHNTSEVLWRLGNNVDWKRDIVIMEGPLDALDHSSPYAFWGAKIGIDATKKWSSEGHLREWPEDIVMTEEIKKLVDSKWKDLGL; this is translated from the coding sequence ATGGCTTATAAAGATCTTAGAGAGTTCATAGATCTGCTGGAAAAAGAGAAAGAACTTATCAGGATAAAGCAGGAATGCGACCCTATCTTGGAGATAACAGAGATAACAGATAGAGTATCCAAAAATTATGGCCCAGCACTACTTTTTGAAAAGCCTAAAGGGTCAGAACATCCCCTCTTGATAAATACCTTTGGATCCACCAAGCGAATGAACATGGCCTTAGAAGTAGACTCCTTGGATGAGCTTGGTGAAAGAATCATAAACCTCATTGACAGAAATGTTCCCCAAAACTTTATCGATAAGATGAAATCCCTTCCTATGCTCTTTGAATTGAATCAGATATTCCCCAAAATAGTCAAAAGCGGACCCTGCAAAGAGGTAATTTTAAAAGATGATGAGGTAGATCTTTTTAAATTCCCTATATTACAATGCTGGCCTAAAGACGCCGGAAGATTTATCACGCTACCAAACATTTTTACAAAGGATCCTGAGACAGGCACAAGAAACTGTGGTATGTACAGGATGCAGGTATATGATAAAAAGACCACTGGTATGCACTGGCATATCCACCATCATGGAGCAGAACACTATAGAAAAGCTAAGAAGATGGGGTTAAAGAGGCTTGAGGTAGCTGTCTCTTTGGGTGCAGATCCTGCAGTCATCTATTCAGCCACAGCACCAGCACCAGATGGCATAGATGAGATGCTACTGGCTGGATTCATAAGAAAAAAACCTGTAGAACTTGTGAAATGTGAAACAGTAGACTTAGAAGTTCCTGCAAATAGCGAAATAGTCCTCGAAGGCTACGTAAATATAGATGAATTAAGACTCGAAGGACCTTTTGGAGATCATACAGGCTATTATTCCTTAGCAGATATGTACCCGGTTTTCCACGTCACATGCATCACCCACAGGAAAAACGCCATATACCCCACAACAATAGTGGGCAAACCACCTATGGAAGATTGTTATATGGGTGTAGCCACAGGTAGAATATTCCTACCACTGCTAAAGAAACAGGTTCCTGAGATAGTCGATATGGCTCTACCTTTAGAAGGGGTATTCCATAACATCATGTTTATATCCATCGATAAAAAATACCCAATGCACGCAAAGAAGATTATGAACTTTGTATGGGGTACAGGTCAGATGATGTTCACTAAGATGATCGTAGTAGTAGATAAAGATGTGAATGTTCACAATACCTCCGAAGTCCTCTGGAGACTTGGTAACAACGTTGACTGGAAAAGGGATATCGTCATAATGGAAGGACCACTGGATGCCCTTGACCATTCATCCCCTTATGCTTTCTGGGGAGCAAAGATTGGTATAGATGCCACAAAAAAATGGTCATCAGAAGGTCATCTTAGGGAATGGCCTGAAGATATCGTCATGACAGAAGAGATAAAAAAGCTGGTAGATAGTAAGTGGAAAGATCTGGGATTATAG
- a CDS encoding HDOD domain-containing protein: MINVAFFGNQELNNRIKESLKQYVQSVISTKADVFLISIETLNDFNGIPKQFDKPSLLYLKSNDQKIINLIKNYSFSGILPASANNDVLLKKLISIKDAELGKTINETEVLRAKILAKAENIPPLPLVAQELLKLTRSDETSLKKIIDKIKTDQGISSKVLKLINSPFYALRKEITSIDQASMLLGTNSIKNLILSVSIEDFYHKNFSLYGTNGTKLWEHAYNTALITEFIGKKCKMDTDACYLAGLMHDIGKIVLVDFLLKEVQSSEDEKNQVGLTHEEVSAIILEKWGLSKSIIKAVRDHHTKTEDTFSTILYYSNLLDKNRYESDSFIDEIKLQLKIDISELTNILKKAEDVDTAQ; the protein is encoded by the coding sequence ATGATCAATGTTGCTTTTTTTGGGAACCAAGAATTAAACAACAGAATAAAAGAATCCCTCAAGCAATACGTTCAGTCAGTAATCTCCACTAAAGCTGATGTTTTCCTAATATCTATAGAAACCCTCAATGATTTTAACGGTATACCAAAACAGTTTGACAAACCATCTTTACTTTATCTTAAAAGTAATGACCAAAAAATAATAAACCTTATAAAAAACTACAGTTTTTCTGGTATCTTACCTGCATCAGCCAACAACGATGTGTTGTTGAAAAAACTGATATCCATCAAAGACGCAGAGCTTGGCAAAACCATCAATGAAACTGAGGTTTTAAGAGCAAAAATTTTAGCAAAAGCAGAAAATATCCCCCCTTTACCCCTTGTAGCCCAAGAGCTTTTAAAACTAACCCGAAGTGATGAAACGTCCTTGAAAAAGATAATTGATAAAATCAAAACTGATCAAGGTATTTCATCAAAGGTTTTAAAGCTGATAAATTCACCCTTTTATGCTCTCAGGAAGGAGATCACAAGTATAGATCAAGCATCCATGCTTCTTGGTACGAATTCCATAAAAAACCTTATCCTTTCGGTCTCCATAGAAGATTTCTACCATAAAAATTTCTCCCTGTACGGAACAAATGGAACAAAACTTTGGGAACACGCATACAACACCGCCCTTATTACAGAATTCATAGGGAAAAAATGTAAAATGGACACAGATGCTTGCTATTTGGCTGGGTTGATGCACGATATAGGGAAGATAGTATTAGTGGACTTTCTCTTAAAAGAGGTACAATCATCAGAAGATGAAAAAAACCAGGTTGGTCTAACCCACGAAGAGGTTTCCGCAATTATCCTTGAAAAATGGGGATTAAGTAAAAGCATTATAAAAGCAGTCAGGGACCATCACACTAAAACAGAAGATACCTTTTCAACCATATTATACTACTCAAACCTCTTAGATAAAAACAGATATGAATCAGATAGCTTTATAGATGAAATAAAACTTCAATTAAAAATAGATATATCAGAACTTACAAATATCCTCAAAAAGGCTGAAGATGTTGACACTGCACAATGA
- a CDS encoding response regulator, producing MKVLLADDELRLRKVVVLHLKKAGFDVIEASNGKQALELAIKSNPEIIVLDIMMPEMDGITTCKELRKHEEFKSIPIIMLTAKATEQDIKIGKEAGANEYLTKPFSPKELVDKIMELKKQ from the coding sequence ATGAAAGTGCTACTTGCTGACGACGAGCTTAGACTTAGAAAAGTGGTTGTATTACACCTTAAAAAAGCTGGGTTCGATGTAATAGAAGCCAGTAATGGGAAGCAGGCATTGGAGCTTGCCATCAAATCGAATCCTGAGATCATCGTTTTAGACATAATGATGCCTGAGATGGATGGAATAACCACCTGTAAAGAACTAAGGAAACATGAGGAGTTTAAGTCAATACCGATCATCATGCTCACCGCAAAAGCCACAGAACAGGATATCAAAATAGGTAAAGAAGCTGGAGCAAACGAGTATCTCACAAAGCCATTTAGCCCAAAAGAGCTTGTTGACAAGATTATGGAGCTAAAAAAACAATGA
- the nth gene encoding endonuclease III, which translates to MERSGIIERFLDYLDKEFPDANCELKHKNVYELTIATILSAQCTDEVVNKVTPHLFSQFPDFPSLASADIDVVKAIIKPTGFFNNKANSIINLAKIITKEHKNILPLNMAKLVKLPGIGRKTANVILGEYSFPVGIVVDTHVSRISKRLGLTNHQDPLKIEKDLMALIPQHKWRKVSHQMIHFGRKVCKARKPLCSGCGMNSDCIYISNNSNHL; encoded by the coding sequence GTGGAAAGATCTGGGATTATAGAAAGATTTTTAGACTATTTAGACAAAGAGTTTCCTGATGCAAACTGCGAATTAAAGCACAAAAATGTATATGAACTTACCATAGCCACAATACTTAGCGCCCAATGTACCGATGAGGTGGTAAATAAGGTAACACCTCATCTTTTTTCCCAATTTCCAGACTTCCCCAGTCTCGCTTCTGCAGATATAGATGTGGTAAAAGCGATCATCAAGCCCACAGGCTTTTTCAACAACAAAGCAAACTCAATTATCAACCTTGCCAAAATAATAACTAAAGAACACAAGAATATCCTACCACTAAATATGGCTAAACTTGTGAAACTCCCCGGCATAGGTAGGAAAACAGCAAATGTAATTTTAGGGGAATACAGTTTCCCTGTGGGTATTGTAGTGGATACTCACGTATCGAGAATAAGCAAAAGGTTAGGACTAACTAACCATCAGGACCCATTAAAAATAGAAAAAGACTTAATGGCACTTATACCCCAGCATAAGTGGAGAAAAGTATCTCATCAGATGATACATTTTGGCCGCAAAGTCTGCAAAGCAAGAAAACCCCTGTGCAGTGGTTGCGGAATGAACAGCGACTGCATTTACATTTCAAACAATTCCAACCACCTTTAG
- a CDS encoding SpoIIE family protein phosphatase, translated as MLTLHNELALALISETKTDFIKHLEKYLSANNIKKYIIWDITNKIATINSATIDTGDLTFCDLIDLNYYNDNKTVCFTNGIEIYTTFFLEHKDNILLGLSICEEVEPDIINPNLITILSSKLYDLNAAEVRTSIFIEYQKKIDFIKRSSNILKLLDFESIYTKSLSFFMDIFESQAGFLIHQGEFYSIGLTKENIKDSIFISDEPLLDYINRIEHTEFVENELTSDKYLINNMFLIFEEKLNLKIALFNISTHFYPDKEFSEIVSHITSIAIENAINHQRELTLKLEENEMKTTADILNRFVKKEIEHSCNKYDIFGVSYPAKQAGGDFLSIVNEDEHIMVCLADVCGKGYSAAVITVAMSTIFELYTGFNIKSPSNFAQYLSHFLLNKNLDGRFVTLFVCCIDKSTNIMSYISLGHEPIFIRRNDQILQIPSEYMPAGIIIEDYKEKTFPLETGDHIFIYSDGLVEYTDYDDIQKILSSSKSSPKEFIKNLYHELVTDKDHQMDDFTCIKIVLKG; from the coding sequence ATGTTGACACTGCACAATGAATTAGCACTTGCCTTAATCTCAGAAACAAAAACAGACTTCATAAAACATTTAGAAAAATACTTAAGTGCAAACAATATAAAAAAGTATATAATTTGGGACATAACCAACAAAATTGCTACAATAAACAGCGCAACAATAGATACAGGTGATTTAACCTTTTGTGATCTTATAGATTTAAATTACTACAATGACAACAAAACCGTATGCTTTACCAATGGGATAGAGATATACACTACTTTTTTTTTAGAACATAAAGATAATATACTACTCGGTTTATCAATCTGTGAAGAGGTAGAACCAGATATAATAAACCCAAATCTCATCACCATACTATCCTCAAAACTTTATGATCTTAACGCAGCAGAAGTAAGAACCAGTATTTTTATAGAGTATCAAAAGAAGATCGACTTTATTAAGAGATCCAGCAACATATTAAAATTACTTGATTTTGAGTCTATCTACACAAAGTCCCTTAGTTTTTTTATGGATATATTTGAATCCCAAGCAGGCTTTCTCATACATCAAGGTGAATTTTATTCGATCGGTCTAACAAAGGAAAATATTAAGGACTCCATATTCATATCCGATGAACCTCTTTTGGACTATATAAATAGAATAGAACATACAGAATTTGTGGAAAATGAGTTAACATCAGACAAATATCTTATAAATAACATGTTTTTGATATTTGAGGAAAAATTAAATCTTAAAATTGCTTTGTTTAATATTTCAACTCACTTTTATCCAGATAAAGAGTTTTCAGAAATAGTATCCCACATCACCTCCATAGCAATAGAAAACGCCATAAACCACCAAAGAGAACTAACACTAAAGCTAGAAGAAAACGAAATGAAAACTACCGCAGATATTCTCAATAGATTTGTAAAAAAGGAGATTGAGCATAGTTGCAACAAATATGATATATTTGGAGTAAGTTATCCTGCAAAACAAGCTGGTGGTGATTTTTTAAGTATTGTAAATGAAGATGAGCATATCATGGTATGTCTTGCTGATGTATGTGGAAAAGGTTATTCAGCTGCCGTTATTACAGTAGCCATGTCCACAATATTTGAACTTTATACTGGTTTTAACATTAAAAGCCCCTCAAACTTTGCTCAGTACCTTTCACATTTTTTATTAAACAAAAATTTAGATGGCAGATTTGTTACACTTTTTGTTTGTTGCATTGATAAAAGCACAAATATTATGAGCTACATATCATTAGGTCATGAACCAATCTTTATCCGAAGAAATGATCAGATCCTGCAAATTCCATCAGAATATATGCCTGCAGGAATAATCATCGAAGACTATAAGGAAAAAACATTTCCCCTTGAAACAGGAGACCATATCTTCATTTACTCAGATGGTCTTGTAGAATATACAGATTATGATGATATACAAAAGATATTATCGAGCTCCAAAAGCTCTCCCAAAGAGTTCATTAAAAACCTTTACCACGAACTTGTAACAGACAAAGATCACCAGATGGATGATTTTACATGCATTAAAATAGTTTTAAAGGGGTAG